From the genome of Pseudonocardia sp. EC080619-01:
CACCTGGGCGTGCGCAGCGCGTTCTCGGTCTACGACGCCGACGACTCCCGCCGCCTGGTCGGCATCGTGGGCCGGGACCTGGAGCTCGACCCGAAGAAGTTCGCCCCGCGGGCCCTCGCCGCACAGATCTCGAACCTGAAGAACGAGCTGCTGTCGCCGGACGACGCGGCCGAGCGTGCCGGCACCGACCACGAGCGGCGGATCGCCGAGGTCTACGGTGTCTACCAGTCCCGGCTGCGGCAGGCGAACGCGTTCGACTTCGACGACCTGATCATGGAGACGGTCTCGCTGCTGGACCGGATGCCCGCGGTGGCCGAGTACTACCGGCGTCGGTTCCGGCACGTGCTGGTCGACGAGTACCAGGACACCAATCACGCCCAGTACGAGCTGGTCCGCCAGCTGGTGCTCCCGGCCACGGAGAAGGGGAAGCCCGCCGAGCTCTGCGTGGTCGGCGACTCGGACCAGTCGATCTACGCGTTCCGCGGCGCGAACATCCGCAACATCATCGAGTTCGAGCAGGACTTCCCGGACGCGCGGACGATCCTGCTGGAGCAGAACTACCGCTCCTCGCAGACGATCCTGTCCGCCGCGAACGCGGTGATCGCCCGCAACCCGGAGCGCCGGGACAAGCGACTGTGGTCCGACGCGGGCGACGGGGAACGCGTCGTCGGCTACGTCGCCGACAACGAGCACGACGAGGCGTCGTTCGTGGCGAGGGAGATCGACCGGCTCGTCGACTCCGGCGAGTACCGCAACAGCGACATCGCCGTCTTCTACCGCACGAACAACCAGTCCCGTGTCTTCGAGGACGTGTTCCTGCGGGTCGGGATGCCGTACAAGGTGGTCGGCGGCGTCCGCTTCTACGAGCGCCGCGAGATCCGCGACGCGCTCGCGTACCTGCGGGTGCTGTCCAACCCGGAGGACACGGTCAGCCTGCGGCGCATCCTCAACGTGCCCAAGCGCGGCATCGGGGACCGGGCCGAGTCGGTCGTCGCGGAGTACGCGGAGCGGGAGCGGACGTCGTTCTCCCGGGCGTTGCGCACCGCGGCCGAGGAGCCCGCGAAGCTCCCGGCCCTGGCGACGCGCTCGCAGAAGAACATCGCCGGGTTCGTCCGCATGCTCGACGGTCTCGGCGAACTGGTGGACCGCGGCGACGACACCGCGGAGATCCTGGAGGCGGTCTACGCCCGCACCGGGTACGTGGAGGAGCTGCAGGCCTCCGAGGACCCGCAGGACGGCACCCGGATGGACAACCTCGCCGAGCTGGTCACCGTGGCCCGCGAGTTCGCCGGTGACGCCGCGGTGGCCGACCTGGAGGCGCTGAGCACCGACCCGGACGCCGGTGGCGGGGCGATCGGGTCCGGAGCGGCCCCCGGCGAGGACCCGGCTCCCGCTGCGGGGGCACCGGCGAGCCCCGGCGACGACGTCGACACCGACGCCGGCGCCCCCGAGCCCGGTTCGCTGGCCGCGTTCCTGGAGCGGGTGGCCCTGGTCGCCGACGCCGACTCCATCCCCGACGACGACACCGGCGTCGTCACCCTGATGACCCTGCACACCGCGAAGGGCCTGGAGTTCCCGGTCGTGTTCCTGACCGGCTGGGAGGACGGGATCTTCCCGCACCTGCGGACGCTGGGGGACCCGAAGGAGCTCGCCGAGGAGCGCCGGCTCGCCTACGTGGGGATCACCCGGGCCGAGCAGCGCCTCTACGTGTCCCGCGCGATCGTCCGGTCGGCGTTCGGGCAGCCCAGCACCAACCCGGCGTCCCGGTTCCTCGACGAGGTGCCGGCCGAGCTGACCGAGTGGCGGCGCACCGAGGAGCAGCTGGTGGCCGAGCGGCCGTCCGCCCCGGTGGGCCGGTTCGGCTTCGGCCGCTCCGGCGGGCGGGGCGCGACGGGGTCGGGCGGCCGCGGGGACTGGAAGGTCCCCGAGCGCAGCCTGAACAACACCTCGCTGCATCTCGACGTCGGCGACCGCGTCAACCACGACAAGTACGGGCTGGGCACGGTGATCGCCGCGGACGGCGTCGGCCCGCGGGCGACGGTGACGATCGACTTCGGCTCGGGCGGGACGGTCCGCCTGATGCTGATCGGCGGCGTCCCGATGCAGAAGCTGTAGCCCGCGCCGGGTCAGTCGTCGTCGGAGTCCCGGTCGGAGTCGCCGCGGCCGGGGTCCGCCGCGGCCTCGGCCGGGGTGAGGATCTCGATCGAGGTGAAGGCCCCGGAGGCGTCGACGGTGACGGTGCGGGGTGCGGGCACCGCGCACGCCGTCGGGCACTCGGTCGACCCGAAGACGGTGAAGCCGCTGACGTCGGCCCGCACGCCGTCGGGGACGACGATGCGCAGCGACCCGAGGACGGCACGGGTCTCCACCCGGTCCTGGTCGGGCGCCACGGCGATCGTCCGTGAGCTGAGCACCGCGGCGCCGTCCTGCGCGGAGATCAGGTGCGAGCCGCCCCAGAGCGCCGCCGCGACCAGCGCGACCGTCCCCAGTGCACCTCCCGCCGACCGGGCCGCCGTCGTGAGCAGGTCCCGTCCGCGGGACGCCGGGGCGGCTGTGGCGACCGTCGGTGCGGCGGTGTCGGCGGGCAGGTCGACGGTCAGCGGTTCCAGGTCGGCGCGGGTCCGGGCGGCCCAGGCGCGGGCGGACCGTTCCTCGTACTCCTCCAGGGAGAGCCGGCCCTCGCCGTGGGCCCGCTGGAGGCGGGCGTCGACCGCGCGGCGTTCGGTGTCGCCGACGCGGAGTTCCGATCCGTCCGTCACGCGGCCATTCTGCCGCGTGCGGATCAGGCGTCGCGGTCGCCGGTCAGCCGGGTGACGTCCAGACCGCGTTCGGTGAGCCAGGGCAGCGGGTTGGTCTTGCTGCCGTCGGACTCCCAGATCTCCAGGTGGAGGTGCGGGCCGGTGGACTGGCCACGGTTCCCGACCTCGGCGATCTCGTCGCCCGCCTTGACCTGCTGTCCGACCTCGACGAGCGAGCGGTTGATGTGGCCGTACACCGAGCTGGTTCCGTCGGGGTGCTTGAGCACCACCCACATCCCGAAACCGCTGGCCGGGCCGGCCTTCTCCACGACACCGTCGGTGAGGGCGAAGATCGGCGTGCCGATCGGCGCGGCGAGGTCGATGCCGTAGTGCTGCACGCCCCAGCGGGCACCGAAGCCGGAGGTGAAGCGGCCCGCGGTGGGCATCACCAGGGGCTCGCCGTCGAACACGACGGCCTTCGGTGCGCCGTGCGACATGGCGCCGGAGATGGCGCGTTCCTGCGTGGCGGCCTGCTCACCGAGGCGGGCGGCCTTGGTGAGGCTGGCGACGTCGACCTCGGTGGTGTCGTCGAGATCGGGCAGCGAGGCCTGCGAGGCCAGCTGCTCGCCACCGATCGCCGAGGTCACCGCGGGAGCGGTCGTGTCGGCGGGACGGGGCTCGGCCGACACCGGCAGCATCGCCGAGGCGGCGAGCCGTGCGTAGGAGTCCTCGACGGCCTGCTCGCCGGACAGTCCCGGGATGCCGAGGGCGCCTGCCATCGTCTGGCCGGCCGCGACGAGTGCGCCACCGGCTGCGGCGGCGACGGTCACCCGGGTCCGGTGGCCGGTCGCCGGGGGCAGCGGGAACTGGTGCCCGCCGGCCGTCGCCGGGCGCGCGGCCCCGGTCGTGGGTGTGGCCGCGCCGCGCACGGTCCCGCTGTGGGACGTCGCGCGTACGGCTCCGCCGGGTGCGGCCGTGCGGGCGGTCGCCGCCGGGCCGGGGTGCGGCGCGGCGGCACGGGCGACGGGCGCGTCCGGGGTGCCGGGACGCGCTGGTGCGGCGGGGCGGTGCCCGTCGCGCGGACCCTGCGGGCGGCTGTGGGGCGCGGCGGTGCCGGGCCGGTTCCGGGGACCCGCCGGTTCCGGGCGGGTACGGGCGGGCACGTGGGCCGGCGGATGCGGACGGTGCACGTCGGCGCCGGCCGGCACGCGGGTACGCGTGACCGACGGCGGAGGCGCCGGGTGCCGGTGGCCGCCCGCGGTGACCGGCACGTGGGGGATCGTGCCGGGCCGGGACTCCGGTCGGACGGCGCCGCTGGGGGAGCGGTGGCGCGCCAAGACCTGCCCTTCTGGTGTTCAGGTCGTCCCGGGCCGGTCGGCGGTGGTCGTCGGAGTGGGGGCTCCGCGGGGGTGTGCGCCGTTTCGGGGGCGGCGCCGACCACCGTGATCGGCTCGTGACGTGGACGACTGGACGGTAACCCGACAGTCGCAACGCGGCAACGGCGGGCCGCCGTACGGGTACGGACGGTCGGAGATCATCGGCGACCGGTCGGGGGAACGCGCCGGAGGGCGACGGCTCCGGGTCACCCGGTCGTCCGCCGCCGTACGGGTGGACGGACTCCGCGGCTCAGGACGCGGGGGCGCCCGGGACACCGGGGACGCCGCCGCCGGTGCCGTCGAGCTCCGCGTCCACCGCGTGCCGGCCGGCCGGGCGGAGGGATCCACGCAGCCGGCGGTCCCGGACCGCGTCGTGCTCGCGCCGCTCCACCTCGCCGCGCGCCAGTGTGCTGGCCACCCAGTGCACCGTGCGCCGGTCGATCGGCAGCGACAGGTGCCCGACGTCGTCGAGGCGGAGCTCCTGGACGTCGAGGTCCGGATGCTGCAGCCGGGCGTTGCGCTGCGGGACGACGACCTCGTCCATCCGGGACCAGGCGACGAGGAACCGGGTCCGGCACCCCGGTGCCGGTGCGTCGAGCTCGGCGAGCACCTCGGAGCCGGGACGGAGCTGGCGGCACAGCGCGGTCGGCGCGAGCCGGGCCAGATTGCTGCCCGAGTGCGGGCTGCCGAGCGTGACCAGGGTGTCGACGACGTCGTCGCCGCCCATCCGCTGGACGTAGTAGCGGGCGACGACCCCGCCGAGCGAGTGCCCCACGATGTGGACCTTGTCCGAGCCGGTCGCCTCGCGCAGCCGCTCGACGTGCCCGCGGAGCTCGTGGGCGGCGCTGCGCAGGTCGCCGGTGAGCAGGCTGTAGTTGATCGCGTGCACCGTGCCGAACCCGCGCCGGCGCAGCGCGTGCGCGAACACGGTGAACACCGACCGGTTGTCCATGATCCCGTGGATCAGCAGGATCGGGGTCCCCGCGGCGGCCGGGTCGGCGACGACCAGGCTGCGCTTGACCGGCGGGAGGGTGTCGGTGCGCCAGTGCCCGTGTGCCCGGACCGTCTCCTCGGCCAGCCCGATCGGGTAGAGCGCGAGGTGGGCCGACAGCCACGCCCACTCGACGGCCAGGCCCCTGAGCCCGGCCGGGGAGGTGAAGGTGCGCACGGCGTAGCCCGTCGCCTGCCCGAGATCGCTCGCGAGGTCCGTCGCTCCGGAAGCGATCGCGCGCAGACGACGCCACCCGGGTAGCGACGTCGCCATGGTGGAAAGGTAAGTCAGATCACAGCCGTTCGCCCGGTGGCGGCCCGGCGCGTGGTCGGCATCACTCGGACGGGGCATCTGAATCGAACACTGCCCCGACGGGGTGACAGCAGTCACCGGCCCAGGTCAGGACCGGTGCGGACGGCGTGGCTAGGCTCCCGGACGCAGCACGACCGACGTCCGCGACCGCTGCCGCCTCCCAGCGCGGGGCGCCCCCGGAGGAACCCGGGGACGCGCCGGTCGCGGCCGATAGCGAAGTGGAGCGGGAGAGCCGAGTGGACCTGTACGAGTACCAGGCGAAGGACCTCTTCGCCGCGCACGGAGTCCCGGTGCTGCCGGGGAAGACCGTGGACAACGCCGCCGACGCCGCGGCCGCAGCGTCCGAGCTGGGCACCGCCGTCGTGGTCAAGGCCCAGGTCAAGACCGGCGGCCGGGGCAAGGCGGGCGGCGTGAAGCTGGCCCAGAGTGCCGACGAGGCCAAGGAGAAGGCCGAGGCCATCCTCGGTCTCGACATCAAGGGCCACACCGTCCACCAGGTGCTGGTGACCGAGGCCAGCGACATCTCCGAGGAGTACTACTTCTCGTTCCTGCTGGACCGCTCGAACCGGACCTTCCTGGCCATGTGCTCGGCCGAGGGCGGCATGGAGATCGAGGAGCTGGCCGTCGAGCGCCCGGAGGCGCTGGCCCGTATCGCGATCGACCCGATCGCCGGTGTCGACAAGGCGAAGGCCGACGAGATCGTCGCCGCGGGGAAGATCCCGGCCGCCGTCGCCGACGAGGCCGCGAACGTCATCGTGAAGCTGTGGGAGACCTTCGTCGCCGAGGACGCCACCCTCGTCGAGGTCAACCCGCTGGTCCGTGACCCGCAGGACAAGGTGATCGCCCTCGACGGCAAGGTCACCCTCGACGAGAACGCCGCGTTCCGCCACGAGGCGCACGCCGAGCTCGTCGACGAGCGGACCGAGAACCCGCTCGAGGCGAAGGCCAAGGCCAAGGGCCTGAACTACGTCAAGCTCGACGGCGGCCAGGTCGGCGTCATCGGCAACGGCGCGGGTCTCGTCATGAGCACCCTCGACGTCGTGGCGTACGCCGGTGAGGCGCACGGCGGCGTGAAGCCGGCCAACTTCCTCGACATCGGCGGCGGCGCCTCGGCGCAGGTCATGGCCGACGGCCTGGACGTCATCCTGGGCGACGACGAGGTCAAGAGCGTCTTCGTCAACGTCTTCGGCGGCATCACCGCGTGCGACGCGGTGGCGAACGGCATCGTCGAGGCCCTGAAGATCCTGGGTGACGACGCTACGAAGCCGCTGGTCGTCCGCCTGGACGGCAACAACGTCGAGGAGGGTCGCAAGATCCTGGCCGACGCGAACCACCCGCTCGTCACTGTGGTGGGCACGATGGACGACGCGGCCGCCAAGGCCGCCGAGCTGGCGAACGCCGCGGGAGCCTGAGAGAAATGTCGATCTTCCTCAACGAGAAC
Proteins encoded in this window:
- a CDS encoding UvrD-helicase domain-containing protein; translation: MSALFELPGTSSVTEPTTSRGRQLLEGLNDRQREAVTHAGSPLLIVAGAGSGKTRVLTHRIGWLLAERGVHPGEIMSITFTNKAAAEMKERVDGLVGRRSGPMWVSTFHSMCVRILRREAKHLGVRSAFSVYDADDSRRLVGIVGRDLELDPKKFAPRALAAQISNLKNELLSPDDAAERAGTDHERRIAEVYGVYQSRLRQANAFDFDDLIMETVSLLDRMPAVAEYYRRRFRHVLVDEYQDTNHAQYELVRQLVLPATEKGKPAELCVVGDSDQSIYAFRGANIRNIIEFEQDFPDARTILLEQNYRSSQTILSAANAVIARNPERRDKRLWSDAGDGERVVGYVADNEHDEASFVAREIDRLVDSGEYRNSDIAVFYRTNNQSRVFEDVFLRVGMPYKVVGGVRFYERREIRDALAYLRVLSNPEDTVSLRRILNVPKRGIGDRAESVVAEYAERERTSFSRALRTAAEEPAKLPALATRSQKNIAGFVRMLDGLGELVDRGDDTAEILEAVYARTGYVEELQASEDPQDGTRMDNLAELVTVAREFAGDAAVADLEALSTDPDAGGGAIGSGAAPGEDPAPAAGAPASPGDDVDTDAGAPEPGSLAAFLERVALVADADSIPDDDTGVVTLMTLHTAKGLEFPVVFLTGWEDGIFPHLRTLGDPKELAEERRLAYVGITRAEQRLYVSRAIVRSAFGQPSTNPASRFLDEVPAELTEWRRTEEQLVAERPSAPVGRFGFGRSGGRGATGSGGRGDWKVPERSLNNTSLHLDVGDRVNHDKYGLGTVIAADGVGPRATVTIDFGSGGTVRLMLIGGVPMQKL
- a CDS encoding DUF1707 domain-containing protein — encoded protein: MTDGSELRVGDTERRAVDARLQRAHGEGRLSLEEYEERSARAWAARTRADLEPLTVDLPADTAAPTVATAAPASRGRDLLTTAARSAGGALGTVALVAAALWGGSHLISAQDGAAVLSSRTIAVAPDQDRVETRAVLGSLRIVVPDGVRADVSGFTVFGSTECPTACAVPAPRTVTVDASGAFTSIEILTPAEAAADPGRGDSDRDSDDD
- a CDS encoding M23 family metallopeptidase, which produces MPVTAGGHRHPAPPPSVTRTRVPAGADVHRPHPPAHVPARTRPEPAGPRNRPGTAAPHSRPQGPRDGHRPAAPARPGTPDAPVARAAAPHPGPAATARTAAPGGAVRATSHSGTVRGAATPTTGAARPATAGGHQFPLPPATGHRTRVTVAAAAGGALVAAGQTMAGALGIPGLSGEQAVEDSYARLAASAMLPVSAEPRPADTTAPAVTSAIGGEQLASQASLPDLDDTTEVDVASLTKAARLGEQAATQERAISGAMSHGAPKAVVFDGEPLVMPTAGRFTSGFGARWGVQHYGIDLAAPIGTPIFALTDGVVEKAGPASGFGMWVVLKHPDGTSSVYGHINRSLVEVGQQVKAGDEIAEVGNRGQSTGPHLHLEIWESDGSKTNPLPWLTERGLDVTRLTGDRDA
- a CDS encoding triacylglycerol lipase, producing MATSLPGWRRLRAIASGATDLASDLGQATGYAVRTFTSPAGLRGLAVEWAWLSAHLALYPIGLAEETVRAHGHWRTDTLPPVKRSLVVADPAAAGTPILLIHGIMDNRSVFTVFAHALRRRGFGTVHAINYSLLTGDLRSAAHELRGHVERLREATGSDKVHIVGHSLGGVVARYYVQRMGGDDVVDTLVTLGSPHSGSNLARLAPTALCRQLRPGSEVLAELDAPAPGCRTRFLVAWSRMDEVVVPQRNARLQHPDLDVQELRLDDVGHLSLPIDRRTVHWVASTLARGEVERREHDAVRDRRLRGSLRPAGRHAVDAELDGTGGGVPGVPGAPAS
- the sucC gene encoding ADP-forming succinate--CoA ligase subunit beta, giving the protein MDLYEYQAKDLFAAHGVPVLPGKTVDNAADAAAAASELGTAVVVKAQVKTGGRGKAGGVKLAQSADEAKEKAEAILGLDIKGHTVHQVLVTEASDISEEYYFSFLLDRSNRTFLAMCSAEGGMEIEELAVERPEALARIAIDPIAGVDKAKADEIVAAGKIPAAVADEAANVIVKLWETFVAEDATLVEVNPLVRDPQDKVIALDGKVTLDENAAFRHEAHAELVDERTENPLEAKAKAKGLNYVKLDGGQVGVIGNGAGLVMSTLDVVAYAGEAHGGVKPANFLDIGGGASAQVMADGLDVILGDDEVKSVFVNVFGGITACDAVANGIVEALKILGDDATKPLVVRLDGNNVEEGRKILADANHPLVTVVGTMDDAAAKAAELANAAGA